From Haloglomus litoreum, the proteins below share one genomic window:
- the mce gene encoding methylmalonyl-CoA epimerase, translating into MHIDHTGIATDDAERLADLYVDLLGCEYAHSEEFDGMDVHFLDFGNGYLELLEPLEEGTIARYLENNGPGIHHLAFATDDITAALARARDLDIEAIDEEPRPGAWGHRVAFLHPRDTGGVLIEFVQH; encoded by the coding sequence ATGCACATCGACCACACCGGTATCGCGACCGACGACGCCGAGCGACTGGCCGACCTGTACGTCGACCTGCTCGGGTGCGAGTACGCCCACAGCGAGGAGTTCGACGGGATGGACGTCCACTTCCTCGACTTCGGGAACGGCTACCTCGAGCTGCTGGAGCCGCTGGAGGAGGGCACCATCGCGCGCTACCTCGAGAACAACGGCCCCGGCATCCACCATCTGGCCTTCGCGACCGACGACATCACGGCAGCGCTCGCCCGTGCCCGCGACCTGGACATCGAGGCCATCGATGAGGAACCCCGGCCGGGCGCGTGGGGCCACCGGGTCGCCTTCCTGCACCCCCGCGACACGGGCGGCGTGCTGATCGAGTTCGTCCAGCACTAG
- a CDS encoding AMP-binding protein: MSDEFAVLGDCVARERRSDRPALRHPPSGRAYDWRRFCTTAWKVGNYLRNEGVREGAVVGVAAERVPEPVLTLVGASMLGATVQFDPPKTGAQGDLKALVVPTARVGEYDHPAGTRYVAYGDDPADPSHAYFEREVWSENPTAPPDVVHPETALLAVEDRSLSHGTVLGAAREVAGEWGLDADATVAVRGPLTHPGVVAAGVVAPLLAGGEILLPDAEAAGDCAVLGPDPDGAPEPRTVAAGDVLG, encoded by the coding sequence ATGTCCGACGAGTTCGCAGTCCTCGGCGACTGCGTGGCCCGCGAGCGCCGGAGCGACCGCCCCGCGCTCCGCCATCCCCCTTCCGGGCGAGCCTACGACTGGCGGCGGTTCTGCACGACGGCGTGGAAGGTCGGCAACTACCTCCGGAACGAGGGCGTCCGGGAGGGTGCCGTCGTCGGGGTCGCGGCCGAGCGGGTCCCGGAGCCCGTGCTGACGCTCGTCGGTGCGTCCATGCTCGGTGCGACGGTACAGTTCGACCCGCCGAAGACGGGCGCCCAGGGCGACCTGAAGGCGCTCGTCGTGCCGACGGCGCGGGTCGGGGAGTACGACCACCCCGCCGGCACACGGTACGTCGCGTACGGCGACGACCCCGCGGACCCCTCGCACGCCTACTTCGAGCGCGAGGTCTGGAGCGAGAACCCGACCGCCCCGCCGGACGTGGTCCACCCGGAGACCGCGCTCCTGGCGGTCGAGGACCGGAGTCTGAGCCACGGCACCGTGCTGGGTGCTGCCCGCGAGGTCGCCGGCGAGTGGGGCCTCGATGCCGACGCGACGGTCGCGGTCCGGGGGCCGCTGACGCATCCGGGCGTCGTGGCTGCCGGCGTCGTGGCGCCACTCCTGGCCGGCGGCGAGATACTCCTCCCGGACGCCGAGGCGGCGGGCGACTGCGCCGTCCTCGGACCAGACCCCGACGGGGCACCCGAACCACGGACGGTCGCGGCCGGCGACGTGCTCGGCTAG